One Nematostella vectensis chromosome 10, jaNemVect1.1, whole genome shotgun sequence genomic window carries:
- the LOC5522049 gene encoding MAM and LDL-receptor class A domain-containing protein 1, which translates to MIPFQMPFRVSIIRAVMTTVTLASMTFSKCRDSMSIYDVALIGHAYKHVTATSLHDCVKLCSREKCCRSLNFNFVNMECDLNEVPKDQTKGLVKKLNSVYIELVKPPAVLEKCDFEISISACGFTIAASTLTWQTQKGSTSSSSTGPSRDHTTGSGRYIYMEASAGSTGSRAIIRSKFYPPSNCRKCINFYWHMYGSTMGTVRLTYRVKGTTAETTVWQRSGNHNNQWHPAAVEIPQLAEEHQISFIGIRGTSFYSDAALDDFQIRDCLCSCG; encoded by the exons ATGATTCCTTTCCAAATGCCTTTCCGAGTGTCAATCATCCGCGCTGTCATGACAACTGTCACTCTTGCCTCCATGACGTTCTCTAAGTGCAGAGACAGCATGTCAATATACGACGTTGCTCTCATTGGACACGCGTACAAGCACGTGACCGCCACAAGTCTGCACGACTGTGTCAAACTGTGCTCACGAGAGAAGTGCTGCCGAAGTCTGAATTTCAATTTTGTGAACATGGAATGCGACCTGAATGAGGTCCCTAAGGACCAAACCAAGGGCCTGGTTAAGAAGTTAAACTCGGTCTATATTGAATTGGTGAAGCCCCCGGCTGTTTTAG AAAAATGCGATTTCGAGATATCAATCAGTGCATGTGGGTTTACCATCGCTGCAAGCACATTGACTTGGCAAACCCAAAAGGGATCAACCAGCAGTTCATCCACAGGGCCAAGTCGTGATCACACGACGGGAAGCG ggcGATATATTTACATGGAAGCGTCAGCTGGTTCCACTGGCTCACGAGCCATCATTCGCAGCAAGTTCTACCCGCCATCCAACTGCCGCAAATGTATCAATTTCTACTGGCACATGTACGGTTCTACCATGGGAACCGTTCGCCTCACATACAGGGTTAAGGGCACCACAGCTGAGACGACAGTCTGGCAAAGATCTGGGAATCACAATAATCAGTGGCACCCTGCTGCGGTCGAGATTCCACAACTTGCAGAAGAGCACCAG ATTTCATTCATTGGTATCCGGGGGACAAGCTTCTACTCGGACGCAGCGCTTGACGACTTCCAAATCAGAGACTGCCTTTGCAGCTGCGGTTGA